ACGCGGAAAACCAGTATTCGCTGTCGCTCGGTGGCGGTTTCGCGCCGCGCTACCCGGGCAGCAACCAGTATCGCGGCGTCGCCGCACCGGGTTTCGCTGCGAAGTTCGGCAATGGCTTCTTCATCGACAGTACCCAGGGCGCGGGCTACCGGCTGGACCTGCCGCACGGCGCGTTCGTGTCGGCGGCCGTGAGCTACGACGCGGGTCGAGCCGACGAGAACCGCTTCGACATGCCGGGCTCCGACTACCTGAAGGGCATGGGCCGGGTTCCGGGCTCGGTGCTGGTGGGCGTGCGCGCGGGCGTGACGCTGTTCAACGCGGCGGAACTGAGCGTCACGATCGACTCACCCGTGACGCACACGTCGCGCGGCGTGTCGGGGCACATGGATCTCGCGGTGCCGGTGTTCAAGACCGCGCAGCACGAGATCATCGTGACGGGCACCGTGCATGCGGGCTCGGGGCGCTACACGCAGACGTTCTACGGCGTGACCGATGCGCAGTCGATGACGAGCCGGTTCCGGCCGTATTCGACGAGCGGCGGGATCGACAGCGCGTCGATGGCGGTCGCGTGGAACTGGACGCTGTCGCAGCACTGGTCGGTGCTCGCGACCGGTGGCGTGACGCGGCTGCTCGGTCGCTACGGCGACAGCCCGATCGTCCAGTCGCGCAGCAACTACTAC
This region of Burkholderia contaminans genomic DNA includes:
- a CDS encoding MipA/OmpV family protein, coding for MPLAGLTLAAAAHAENQYSLSLGGGFAPRYPGSNQYRGVAAPGFAAKFGNGFFIDSTQGAGYRLDLPHGAFVSAAVSYDAGRADENRFDMPGSDYLKGMGRVPGSVLVGVRAGVTLFNAAELSVTIDSPVTHTSRGVSGHMDLAVPVFKTAQHEIIVTGTVHAGSGRYTQTFYGVTDAQSMTSRFRPYSTSGGIDSASMAVAWNWTLSQHWSVLATGGVTRLLGRYGDSPIVQSRSNYYAIAGATYKF